AATTGGTAAAAAAATTATTTAATCACTCATTCCGGGATATTGATCGATTGTTAACGGTATTTGAAAATTCCCAGATTGAAACCAGATACTTTAGCGTCCCTCCGAAATGGTTTGAACAGGACCATGATCAGGAAGAGAAAAATCGTCTATATATAGAAACTGCAGAACGATTAGGGATGGAAGCCATTAACAAATGTTTAGACCCTATAAATCTCCATCCTTCGGAGATTGACTATTTTATTTTTGTTTCAACCACTGGTTTTGCCACTCCCAGCATGGATGCCAGATTGATCAATCTCCTGAACATGAAGCCCCAAATCAAACGAACACCGATATGGGGATTAGGCTGTGCAGGAGGCGCCGTTGGACTGACCCGGGCCTATGAATACGCCCGAGCCTTTCCCGACAGCATCGTGTTGGTACTTGCGATAGAGTTATGCGGACTTACCTTCCTTCAAAATGATCATTCCAAAAGCAATTTGATCGGAACCAGCCTTTTTGCCGATGGAGCCGCAGCTGTCCTAGTTATGGGACATGAAGCCCTGCACCAGAGGAAAACCAATCTGGCGGAAATACATTCTCCAATGCCGCAAGTCGTGGATACCATGAGTACCACGTGGAAGGATTCTCTGGATGTGATGGGATGGGATATTACCAATTCAGGGTTAAAGGTCATCTTTTCCAGGGACATCCCATCCATTGTCAACAAGTGGATGAAGTCCAATGTCCTTCAATTTCTAGACAGATTTCAGCTTAGCATGGACGATATTCGGCATTTCATTACTCATCCCGGGGGGATGAAGGTGATTGCTGCCTATGAAGAATCATTGGGAATCCCCTCTCAAAAGTTGTCATCCGCCAAACAGGTATTAAAAGATTATGGAAATATGTCATCCCCCACTGTTCTTTTTGTTCTCCAACAGGTGTTAGAATCTCCTGTGCATAAAGGAGATTACGGTTTAATTGCAGC
This window of the Microaerobacter geothermalis genome carries:
- a CDS encoding type III polyketide synthase codes for the protein MSTISSVGVAVPPYRISQDLAKQLVKKLFNHSFRDIDRLLTVFENSQIETRYFSVPPKWFEQDHDQEEKNRLYIETAERLGMEAINKCLDPINLHPSEIDYFIFVSTTGFATPSMDARLINLLNMKPQIKRTPIWGLGCAGGAVGLTRAYEYARAFPDSIVLVLAIELCGLTFLQNDHSKSNLIGTSLFADGAAAVLVMGHEALHQRKTNLAEIHSPMPQVVDTMSTTWKDSLDVMGWDITNSGLKVIFSRDIPSIVNKWMKSNVLQFLDRFQLSMDDIRHFITHPGGMKVIAAYEESLGIPSQKLSSAKQVLKDYGNMSSPTVLFVLQQVLESPVHKGDYGLIAALGPGFSSELLLVQWN